One region of Gorilla gorilla gorilla isolate KB3781 chromosome 13, NHGRI_mGorGor1-v2.1_pri, whole genome shotgun sequence genomic DNA includes:
- the TXN gene encoding thioredoxin, giving the protein MVKQIESKTAFQEALDAAGDKLVVVDFSATWCGPCKMIKPFFHSLSEKYSNVIFLEVDVDDCQDVASECEVKCMPTFQFFKKGQKVGEFSGANKEKLEATINELV; this is encoded by the exons ATGGTGAAGCAGATCGAGAGCAAG ACTGCTTTTCAGGAAGCCTTGGACGCTGCAGGTGATAAACTTGTAGTAGTTGACTTCTCAGCCACGTGGTGTGGGCCTTGCAAAATGATCAAGCCTTTCTTTCAT tcCCTCTCTGAAAAGTATTCCAACGTGATATTCCTTGAAGTAGATGTGGATGACTGTCAG GATGTTGCTTCAGAGTGTGAAGTCAAATGCATGCCAACATTCCAGTTTTTTAAGAAGGGACAAAAG GTGGGTGAATTTTCTGGAGCCAATAAGGAAAAGCTTGAAGCCACCATTAATGAATTAGTCTAA